One Streptomyces sp. NBC_00102 DNA segment encodes these proteins:
- a CDS encoding PRC-barrel domain-containing protein, whose amino-acid sequence MQTDIDPRSLIGRKAFDRAGVKIGTVDEVYLDDATGVPEWAAVRTGLFSRDAFVPLEPSEFVDDTLRVPFDRTLIRDAPDFGVGRHLSPEQELQLYRHYGLDSSAVTDPGPDKDFGRLAGQEE is encoded by the coding sequence GTGCAGACCGACATCGATCCCCGCAGCCTGATCGGCCGCAAGGCGTTCGACCGCGCAGGCGTCAAGATCGGCACGGTGGACGAGGTCTACCTCGACGACGCCACCGGCGTCCCCGAGTGGGCCGCCGTCCGCACCGGTCTGTTCAGCAGGGACGCCTTCGTCCCGCTGGAACCGAGCGAGTTCGTCGACGACACCCTGCGTGTTCCGTTCGACCGCACGCTGATCCGGGACGCGCCCGACTTCGGTGTCGGACGCCACCTCTCGCCCGAGCAGGAACTCCAGCTGTACCGGCATTACGGACTCGATTCCTCCGCCGTGACCGATCCGGGTCCGGACAAGGACTTCGGCAGGCTGGCCGGCCAGGAGGAGTAG
- the gcvP gene encoding aminomethyl-transferring glycine dehydrogenase, protein MTPRRTPLSQLEQGIPFEQRHIGPDDEARAKMLAQVGYGSLDELTAAAVPDVIKSAEALNLPSARTEAEVLAELRTLADRNQVVAPMIGLGYYGTFTPPVILRNVLENPSWYTAYTPYQPEISQGRLEALLNFQTMVAELTGLPTSGASLLDEGTAAAEAMALARRVGKVKGGVFLVDADTLPQTIAVIETRAEPTGVEVVVADLSDGIPAEIAERGVFGVLLQYPGASGAVRNIGPVIERAHELGAIVTVAADLLALTLLTSPGDLGADIAVGTTQRFGVPMGFGGPHAGFMAVREKFARSLPGRLVGVSVDADGDKAYRLALQTREQHIRREKATSNICTAQVLLAVMAGMYAVYHGPDGLRTIARRTHRYAAILADGLRAAGAEVVHDSFFDTLTVRVPGKAAEVVADARGRGVNLRLVDADLVSVACDETTTRTHLESVWAAFGAQGDIEALDATAADALPEQLLRTDDYLTHPVFHQHRSETAMLRYLRRLADRDYALDRGMIPLGSCTMKLNATTEMEPITWPEFGALHPFAPAEQAEGFLTLIRELEERLAEVTGYDAVSIQPNAGSQGEFAGLLAVRAYHRANGDDQRTICLIPSSAHGTNAASAVMAGMKVVVVKTADDGEVDIEDLRAKIEKHRDELAVLMITYPSTHGVFEEHVAAICGEVHDAGGQVYVDGANLNALVGLARPGKFGGDVSHLNLHKTFCIPHGGGGPGVGPVGVRAHLAPYLPNHPLQPAAGPETGVGPISAAPWGSAGILPISWAYVRLMGGEGLKRATQVAVLAANYIAKRLEPHFPILYTGPAGLVAHECIVDLRSISKETGVSIDDVAKRLIDYGFHSPTMSFPVAGTLMIEPTESEDLAEIDRFCDAMIAIRGEIEKVASGEWSADDNPLANAPHTANALGGEWDHSYSREVAVFPAGVSAADKYWPPVRRIDGAFGDRNLVCSCPPLDEYDH, encoded by the coding sequence ATGACCCCCCGCCGCACCCCGCTCTCCCAGCTGGAGCAGGGCATCCCCTTCGAACAGCGCCACATCGGGCCGGACGACGAGGCCCGGGCGAAGATGCTCGCGCAGGTCGGATACGGCTCGCTCGACGAGCTCACCGCCGCGGCGGTGCCCGACGTGATCAAGAGCGCCGAGGCGCTGAACCTTCCGTCGGCGCGCACCGAGGCCGAGGTGCTGGCGGAGCTGCGCACGCTCGCCGACCGCAACCAGGTGGTCGCCCCGATGATCGGGCTCGGCTACTACGGCACCTTCACGCCCCCGGTGATCCTGCGCAACGTGCTGGAGAACCCGTCCTGGTACACGGCGTACACGCCCTACCAGCCGGAGATCTCGCAGGGCCGGCTGGAGGCGCTGCTCAACTTCCAGACGATGGTCGCCGAGCTCACCGGCCTGCCCACCTCCGGCGCCTCGCTGCTCGACGAGGGCACCGCCGCCGCCGAGGCCATGGCACTGGCGCGGCGCGTGGGCAAGGTGAAGGGCGGGGTCTTCCTCGTCGACGCCGACACCCTCCCGCAGACGATCGCGGTCATCGAGACCCGCGCCGAGCCGACCGGGGTCGAGGTCGTCGTGGCCGACCTCTCGGACGGCATCCCGGCGGAGATCGCCGAGCGCGGTGTCTTCGGCGTGCTGCTCCAGTACCCGGGCGCCTCCGGGGCCGTACGGAACATCGGCCCCGTGATCGAGCGCGCGCACGAGCTCGGCGCGATCGTCACCGTCGCCGCCGACCTGCTGGCCCTCACGCTGCTCACCTCGCCCGGCGACCTCGGCGCGGACATCGCGGTCGGTACCACCCAGCGCTTCGGCGTGCCGATGGGCTTCGGTGGCCCGCACGCCGGCTTCATGGCCGTGCGCGAGAAGTTCGCCCGCTCGCTCCCCGGCCGCCTGGTCGGCGTCTCCGTGGACGCGGACGGCGACAAGGCGTACCGCCTGGCCCTCCAGACCCGCGAGCAGCACATCCGCCGCGAGAAGGCCACCAGCAACATCTGCACCGCGCAGGTCCTGCTCGCCGTGATGGCCGGCATGTACGCCGTCTACCACGGCCCGGACGGCCTGCGGACGATCGCCCGGCGCACCCACCGTTACGCGGCGATCCTCGCCGACGGGCTGCGGGCGGCCGGCGCCGAGGTCGTGCACGACTCCTTCTTCGACACGCTGACCGTGCGCGTGCCCGGCAAGGCCGCCGAGGTCGTCGCCGACGCCCGCGGGCGCGGGGTCAACCTGCGGCTGGTCGACGCCGACCTGGTCTCCGTCGCCTGCGACGAGACGACCACCCGCACCCACCTCGAATCCGTCTGGGCCGCCTTCGGAGCGCAGGGCGACATCGAGGCGCTGGACGCCACCGCCGCCGACGCGCTCCCCGAGCAGCTGCTGCGCACCGACGACTACCTCACGCACCCTGTCTTCCACCAGCACCGCTCGGAGACCGCGATGCTGCGCTACCTGCGGCGGCTCGCCGACCGCGACTACGCGCTCGACCGCGGCATGATCCCGCTCGGCTCCTGCACCATGAAGCTGAACGCGACCACCGAGATGGAGCCGATCACCTGGCCCGAGTTCGGCGCGCTGCACCCCTTCGCCCCCGCCGAGCAGGCGGAGGGCTTCCTCACCCTCATCCGTGAGCTGGAGGAGCGCCTCGCCGAGGTCACCGGCTACGACGCGGTGTCGATCCAGCCCAACGCCGGTTCGCAGGGCGAGTTCGCCGGTCTGCTGGCCGTCCGTGCCTACCACCGCGCCAACGGTGACGACCAGCGCACCATCTGCCTCATCCCGTCGTCCGCGCACGGCACCAACGCGGCGAGCGCCGTGATGGCCGGGATGAAGGTCGTCGTGGTGAAGACCGCCGACGACGGCGAGGTCGACATAGAGGACCTGCGCGCCAAGATCGAGAAGCACCGCGACGAGCTCGCCGTGCTCATGATCACGTACCCGTCCACGCACGGTGTCTTCGAGGAGCACGTCGCCGCCATCTGCGGCGAGGTCCACGACGCGGGCGGCCAGGTCTACGTCGACGGAGCCAACCTCAACGCGCTGGTCGGCCTCGCGCGGCCCGGCAAGTTCGGCGGCGACGTCTCGCACCTGAACCTGCACAAGACCTTCTGCATCCCGCACGGCGGCGGCGGCCCCGGTGTCGGCCCGGTGGGCGTGCGCGCGCACCTCGCGCCGTACCTGCCCAACCACCCGCTCCAGCCCGCCGCGGGTCCGGAGACGGGCGTCGGCCCGATCTCGGCCGCCCCCTGGGGCTCGGCCGGCATCCTGCCGATCTCCTGGGCGTACGTCCGGCTCATGGGCGGCGAGGGCCTCAAGCGCGCCACGCAGGTGGCCGTGCTCGCGGCGAACTACATCGCCAAGCGGCTCGAGCCGCACTTCCCGATCCTCTACACCGGCCCGGCCGGCCTGGTCGCGCACGAGTGCATCGTCGACCTGCGGTCGATCTCGAAGGAGACGGGCGTCAGCATCGACGACGTCGCCAAGCGGCTCATCGACTACGGCTTCCACTCGCCGACCATGTCGTTCCCGGTCGCCGGCACCCTGATGATCGAGCCGACCGAGAGCGAGGACCTCGCCGAGATCGACCGGTTCTGCGACGCGATGATCGCGATCCGCGGCGAGATCGAGAAGGTGGCCTCCGGGGAGTGGAGCGCGGACGACAACCCGCTCGCCAACGCCCCGCACACCGCGAACGCGCTCGGCGGGGAGTGGGACCACTCCTACAGCCGTGAGGTCGCGGTCTTCCCGGCCGGCGTCTCGGCCGCCGACAAGTACTGGCCGCCGGTGCGCCGGATCGACGGCGCCTTCGGCGACCGCAACCTGGTCTGCTCCTGCCCGCCGCTGGACGAGTACGACCACTGA
- a CDS encoding DUF881 domain-containing protein, which yields MPQPPPERSTSAPPPRPDASMSLLTHVMDHSLDEGYAEAAARREADGTAGLPRRARAKLGLAAGLVLIALVVTLGAAQARVSAPVAAKERQELIDRIDGETDAADSLESQVEKLRTDVGERQRAALLQHGGDQGELVALLSGATPVEGPGVKLVVDDADESDQGDDGPRGTSGFADTGRVRDRDLQRVVNGLWESGAEAVAINGQRLTALSAIRAAGDAILVDNRPLVPPYTVLAVGDGKKLAATFRSSVDGQYLQALHEGFDIRTSLSDQKKVRLPAAPSLIVRTAEPKAAGSGAADTGKGTS from the coding sequence ATGCCGCAGCCGCCCCCCGAACGGAGTACGTCCGCTCCGCCTCCCCGCCCCGACGCCTCCATGTCGCTGCTGACCCATGTGATGGACCACAGTCTGGACGAGGGGTACGCCGAGGCCGCTGCGCGCCGCGAGGCCGACGGGACCGCGGGGCTGCCCCGCAGAGCGCGGGCCAAGCTCGGTCTCGCCGCCGGACTCGTACTCATCGCTCTCGTCGTCACCCTCGGTGCCGCGCAGGCCAGGGTGTCCGCGCCGGTCGCGGCCAAAGAGCGCCAGGAGCTCATCGACCGCATCGACGGCGAGACCGACGCGGCCGACTCGCTCGAATCCCAGGTGGAGAAGCTCCGCACGGACGTCGGGGAGCGGCAGCGAGCGGCTCTCCTCCAGCACGGCGGGGACCAGGGCGAGCTGGTCGCCCTGCTGTCCGGGGCCACTCCCGTCGAGGGCCCCGGTGTGAAACTCGTCGTGGACGACGCCGACGAGAGCGACCAGGGCGACGACGGGCCGCGCGGCACCAGCGGGTTCGCCGACACGGGCCGGGTACGCGACCGGGACCTGCAGCGGGTCGTCAACGGCCTGTGGGAGTCCGGCGCGGAAGCCGTCGCCATCAACGGGCAGCGGCTGACGGCACTTTCGGCGATCCGCGCCGCGGGGGACGCCATACTTGTCGACAACAGGCCGCTCGTACCGCCCTATACGGTGCTCGCGGTGGGGGATGGCAAGAAACTGGCCGCGACGTTCCGGTCCAGTGTGGACGGCCAGTACCTTCAGGCCCTGCACGAGGGCTTCGACATCCGCACCAGTCTGTCCGACCAGAAAAAGGTACGGCTTCCGGCCGCGCCGAGCCTGATCGTACGCACAGCAGAACCGAAGGCCGCAGGCAGTGGTGCGGCAGACACAGGGAAGGGCACATCGTGA
- a CDS encoding FHA domain-containing protein has protein sequence MKFFAKLFGKSAREDSNSAARHRASRHGQDEEQGGGRPLFRDELSASGDGSGAQSGASGIGFGDSGPSTGFHPAPAGSGVALCARCGHRNPATGRFCSNCGAPLKGGIPERASETTSTISISGLEAYDAEVTGQTVLPSLSPEAQAAVDALPGGSALLVVRRGPNSGSRFLLDGDLTTAGRHPQSDIFLDDVTVSRRHVEFRRVADGSFTVGDVGSLNGTYVNRERIDSVALTNGDEVQIGKYRLVFYASQRSV, from the coding sequence GTGAAGTTTTTTGCGAAGTTGTTCGGAAAGAGCGCACGCGAGGACAGCAACAGTGCTGCCCGCCATCGCGCGTCTCGGCACGGCCAGGACGAGGAGCAGGGCGGCGGCCGCCCCCTCTTCCGCGACGAGTTGTCCGCCTCGGGCGACGGCTCCGGAGCGCAGTCGGGTGCCTCCGGCATAGGTTTCGGCGACTCCGGGCCGAGCACCGGATTCCACCCCGCCCCGGCGGGCTCCGGAGTGGCGCTCTGCGCCCGGTGCGGTCACCGGAATCCGGCGACCGGCCGGTTCTGCTCCAACTGCGGCGCGCCGCTGAAGGGCGGAATCCCCGAGCGCGCCTCCGAGACCACGTCGACGATCTCCATCTCCGGACTGGAGGCGTACGACGCCGAGGTCACCGGGCAGACCGTGCTGCCGTCGCTCTCCCCGGAGGCACAGGCGGCCGTGGACGCGCTGCCCGGAGGGAGCGCGCTCCTGGTGGTCCGCCGGGGCCCGAACTCGGGCAGCCGCTTCCTGCTGGACGGTGACCTGACGACGGCCGGCCGGCACCCGCAGAGCGACATCTTCCTGGACGACGTGACCGTGTCGCGGCGTCATGTGGAGTTCCGCAGGGTCGCGGACGGTAGCTTCACGGTGGGAGACGTCGGCAGCCTGAACGGCACCTACGTCAACCGCGAGCGCATCGATTCCGTCGCACTGACCAATGGTGACGAGGTCCAGATCGGTAAGTACCGACTGGTCTTCTACGCGAGCCAGCGGAGCGTGTGA
- a CDS encoding MerR family transcriptional regulator, whose amino-acid sequence MLRTSQGGAGNGTAAADRRAMSIGAVLAQLREEFPEVTISKIRFLEAEGLVEPERTPSGYRKFSSEDVEKLAQVLRMQRDHYLPLKVIREYLDALARGEQAALPSPGGQKDLADSAWDAAAGAPTAARIGRAELLAVTGADEEALAEWESYGLIVPEPEGGYDAEAVNIAKLVSDLGRFGLEPRHLRAVRAAAEREAGLVEQVVAPLRRHRNPQTRARAEATAQELAELSVRLHAALVQTALRIRSH is encoded by the coding sequence ATGCTGCGAACATCCCAGGGCGGTGCCGGAAACGGCACCGCCGCCGCGGACCGGCGTGCGATGAGCATCGGCGCGGTACTCGCCCAGCTCCGCGAGGAGTTTCCGGAAGTAACGATCTCGAAGATCCGCTTCCTGGAGGCGGAGGGACTCGTCGAACCGGAGCGGACGCCTTCCGGATACCGGAAGTTCAGTTCCGAGGACGTGGAGAAGCTCGCGCAGGTGCTGCGCATGCAGCGGGACCACTACCTCCCCCTGAAGGTCATCCGGGAGTATCTGGACGCCCTGGCCCGGGGGGAGCAGGCCGCCCTGCCCTCTCCGGGGGGTCAGAAGGACCTCGCGGACAGTGCCTGGGACGCGGCGGCCGGAGCGCCGACCGCCGCCCGCATCGGCCGTGCCGAGCTCCTCGCCGTCACCGGCGCGGACGAGGAGGCGCTCGCCGAATGGGAGTCCTACGGCCTCATCGTGCCCGAGCCCGAGGGCGGGTACGACGCCGAAGCGGTGAATATCGCCAAACTCGTCTCCGACCTCGGCCGATTCGGTCTGGAACCACGCCATCTGCGTGCCGTTCGGGCTGCCGCCGAGCGGGAGGCCGGGCTGGTCGAGCAGGTGGTGGCGCCCCTGCGCCGACACCGGAATCCGCAGACCAGAGCGCGTGCCGAGGCCACCGCGCAGGAGCTCGCCGAGCTCTCCGTACGGCTGCACGCGGCGCTCGTCCAGACCGCCCTGCGCATTCGTTCCCACTGA
- a CDS encoding MerR family transcriptional regulator has translation MRSSGDGAAAGGPYPQHGSGADHTIRQPVHPVVPVSDGVAGANDIGYRGPTACAAAGITYRQLDYWARTGLVEPSVRPAYGSGTQRLYSFRDVVLLKIVKRFLDTGVALQNIRTTVQHLRARGFQDLERMTLMSDGATVYECCSPDEVVNLLQGGQGIFGIAVGVVWRDVDAALSQLHGERVDTGETLVGHNPTDELARRRNRAV, from the coding sequence GTGAGAAGCAGCGGCGACGGTGCGGCGGCGGGCGGGCCGTATCCGCAGCACGGCAGTGGGGCCGACCACACCATCAGGCAACCGGTTCACCCGGTGGTCCCGGTGTCGGACGGTGTCGCGGGGGCGAACGACATCGGATACCGGGGACCGACGGCCTGCGCGGCGGCCGGGATCACCTACCGGCAGCTCGACTACTGGGCCCGCACGGGACTGGTCGAACCGAGCGTCCGGCCCGCGTACGGGTCGGGCACCCAGCGTCTCTACAGTTTCCGGGACGTGGTGCTGCTCAAGATCGTGAAGCGGTTCCTGGACACGGGCGTGGCCCTGCAGAACATCCGGACCACGGTGCAGCACCTGAGGGCCCGCGGATTCCAGGACCTCGAACGCATGACGCTGATGAGCGACGGGGCCACCGTCTACGAATGCTGCTCGCCGGACGAGGTCGTGAACCTCCTCCAGGGGGGCCAGGGCATCTTCGGCATCGCCGTCGGCGTGGTGTGGCGGGACGTGGACGCGGCCCTCTCGCAACTGCACGGGGAGCGCGTGGACACGGGGGAGACCCTCGTCGGCCACAACCCCACCGACGAACTGGCCCGGCGCCGTAACCGGGCCGTCTGA
- a CDS encoding DUF881 domain-containing protein — MNDDEMPREEAAHGPAPETSAARPPEKNALSGRQRLLAGLWPPRVTRAQLVVALLLFGLGLGLAIQVRSNNDDSALRGARQEDLVRILDEVDDRTQRLEDEKQRLDAQRTELENSSDQAEEARKQTVEKERQLGILAGTVAAHGPGITLTIDDPTKSVAPDMLLDAIQELRAAGAEAIEVNGVRVVASTYFSGDAGAVKVDGHAVSAPYAFEVIGRPQDLEPALNIPGGVVQTLEKEQATAVVERADDIVVDALRPAKRPDYARSSS; from the coding sequence ATGAACGACGACGAGATGCCCCGCGAGGAAGCCGCCCACGGCCCGGCGCCGGAGACGAGCGCCGCGCGGCCCCCGGAGAAGAACGCCCTGAGCGGACGTCAGCGGCTGCTCGCCGGGCTCTGGCCGCCCCGGGTGACCCGCGCCCAACTCGTGGTGGCGCTGCTGCTGTTCGGCCTGGGGCTGGGCCTGGCGATCCAGGTGCGGTCCAACAACGACGACAGCGCCCTGCGCGGCGCACGCCAGGAGGACCTGGTCCGCATCCTCGACGAGGTCGACGACCGGACCCAGCGGCTGGAGGACGAGAAGCAGCGCCTCGACGCGCAGCGGACGGAACTGGAGAACAGTTCCGACCAGGCCGAGGAGGCGCGCAAGCAGACGGTGGAGAAGGAGCGGCAACTGGGTATCCTCGCGGGTACCGTCGCGGCCCACGGGCCGGGAATCACGCTCACCATCGACGACCCGACGAAGTCCGTCGCCCCGGACATGCTGCTGGACGCCATCCAGGAGCTCCGTGCGGCGGGCGCCGAGGCCATCGAGGTCAACGGGGTGCGGGTGGTCGCCAGTACGTACTTCTCCGGGGACGCCGGAGCCGTGAAGGTCGACGGCCACGCCGTCTCCGCGCCCTACGCCTTCGAAGTGATCGGCAGGCCCCAGGATCTTGAGCCGGCGCTCAACATCCCCGGCGGGGTGGTCCAGACGCTGGAGAAGGAGCAGGCGACGGCGGTGGTGGAACGGGCCGACGACATTGTGGTGGACGCCTTGCGACCTGCGAAGCGGCCTGACTACGCTCGGTCGTCGTCGTAG
- a CDS encoding bifunctional nuclease family protein has product MNELDVVGVRVEMPSNQPIVLLREVGGDRYLPIWIGPGEATAIAFAQQGMAPARPLTHDLFKDVLDAVGQELTEVRITDIRDGIFYAELVFASGVEVSARPSDAIALALRTGTPIYGSDGVLDDAGIAIPDEQEDEVEKFREFLDQISPEDFGTNSQ; this is encoded by the coding sequence GTGAACGAGCTTGACGTTGTCGGTGTCCGGGTGGAAATGCCCTCCAATCAACCGATCGTTCTCCTGCGCGAAGTGGGAGGCGACCGGTACCTCCCCATCTGGATCGGTCCCGGCGAGGCCACGGCCATCGCCTTCGCCCAGCAGGGGATGGCCCCTGCCAGGCCGCTGACCCATGACCTCTTCAAGGATGTCCTCGACGCGGTCGGCCAGGAGCTGACCGAGGTCAGGATCACGGACATCCGGGACGGGATCTTCTACGCGGAGCTCGTCTTCGCCAGTGGCGTGGAGGTGAGCGCCCGGCCGTCCGACGCCATAGCGCTGGCCCTGCGCACCGGTACGCCGATCTACGGCAGCGACGGGGTGCTCGACGACGCCGGGATCGCGATTCCGGACGAGCAGGAGGACGAGGTCGAGAAGTTCCGCGAGTTCCTCGACCAGATCTCGCCCGAGGACTTCGGCACCAACAGTCAGTGA
- a CDS encoding DNA polymerase IV, with protein sequence MRSAPTILHLDMDAFYASAEQAAKPSLRGKPVVVGGVGPRGVVATASYEARRLGVHSAMPTAQARRLAPHAAYLVPRFSLYRAVSEQVMELLGRLSPLVEPLSLDEAFVDLEAGGTADDSASARATGERLREAILAVTGLSGSVGLAGSKMLAKIASEEAKPDGLMLIEPGTERDLLAPMSVRTLPGVGPATGDHLRRAGMTTVHDLAAAGEDELVRLVGKAHGVSLYRMALGLDDRPVVAERDAKSVSVEDTFEVDLHDRTRVRTEVERLAGKCVERLRNAGRSGRTVVLKVRRYDFSTLTRSETLRGPTDDPGVVREAAARLLEGVDTTGGVRLLGVGVTGLADYTQEDLFAQAAQAEREAQAEREAEAERETEAGEAGGPDSGEPSRTEGPHGAAVRPPAGSADAAGVSVADAADVAETAERAARRWFPGLDVRHETYGHGWVQGSGVGRVTVRFERPGDPPGRVRTFRVEDPELQPADPLPLVPEPVDYSSWPASLPKSLSGPGSVTAEESSP encoded by the coding sequence GTGAGATCCGCGCCCACCATCCTCCACCTCGACATGGATGCGTTCTACGCCTCCGCCGAGCAGGCGGCCAAGCCCAGCCTGCGCGGCAAGCCGGTCGTGGTGGGCGGCGTGGGTCCGCGCGGAGTCGTCGCCACCGCCTCGTACGAGGCCAGGCGCCTCGGCGTGCACTCGGCGATGCCGACGGCCCAGGCGCGCCGGCTCGCACCGCACGCCGCGTACCTGGTGCCGCGCTTCTCCCTGTACCGCGCCGTCAGCGAGCAGGTCATGGAACTGCTGGGACGGCTCTCCCCGCTGGTCGAGCCGCTCAGCCTGGACGAGGCCTTCGTGGACCTGGAGGCCGGCGGGACCGCCGACGACTCCGCCTCGGCCCGAGCCACCGGTGAGCGGCTGCGGGAGGCCATCCTGGCCGTCACCGGGCTCAGCGGGTCCGTGGGGCTCGCCGGGTCGAAGATGCTGGCGAAGATCGCCTCCGAGGAGGCCAAGCCGGACGGGCTGATGCTCATCGAGCCGGGCACCGAACGGGACCTGCTGGCGCCCATGTCCGTACGTACCCTGCCCGGAGTCGGCCCGGCCACCGGGGACCATCTGCGCCGGGCCGGCATGACCACGGTCCACGACCTGGCGGCGGCGGGCGAAGACGAGCTCGTACGGCTGGTGGGCAAGGCCCACGGGGTCTCGCTGTACCGGATGGCCCTCGGCCTCGACGACCGGCCCGTGGTCGCCGAGCGTGACGCCAAGTCCGTCTCGGTCGAGGACACCTTCGAGGTGGACCTCCACGACCGGACGCGGGTGCGCACGGAGGTCGAGCGGCTGGCCGGAAAGTGCGTCGAGCGGCTGCGGAACGCCGGACGCTCCGGGCGCACCGTCGTGCTGAAGGTACGCCGCTACGACTTCTCCACCCTGACCCGCTCCGAGACGCTCCGCGGCCCCACGGACGACCCCGGGGTGGTGCGTGAGGCCGCGGCACGCCTCCTGGAGGGCGTGGACACCACCGGGGGCGTCCGGCTGCTGGGAGTGGGTGTCACGGGCCTGGCGGACTACACGCAGGAGGACCTCTTCGCCCAGGCGGCGCAGGCGGAGCGGGAGGCGCAGGCGGAGCGGGAGGCGGAGGCCGAGCGGGAGACGGAGGCGGGAGAGGCGGGAGGACCGGACTCCGGGGAGCCTTCGAGGACCGAGGGCCCTCACGGCGCGGCCGTCAGGCCCCCCGCGGGTTCGGCGGACGCGGCCGGCGTATCCGTTGCCGACGCGGCCGACGTGGCCGAGACAGCCGAACGCGCCGCGCGGCGCTGGTTCCCCGGCCTCGACGTGCGGCACGAGACGTACGGGCACGGCTGGGTGCAGGGGAGCGGTGTCGGCCGGGTCACGGTGCGGTTCGAGCGGCCGGGCGATCCACCGGGGCGGGTGCGCACGTTCCGGGTGGAGGACCCGGAACTGCAACCGGCCGATCCGCTGCCTCTGGTGCCGGAACCGGTGGACTACTCCTCCTGGCCGGCCAGCCTGCCGAAGTCCTTGTCCGGACCCGGATCGGTCACGGCGGAGGAATCGAGTCCGTAA
- a CDS encoding small basic family protein, which produces MIAVLGLVVGVVVGLFVRPEVPAVVEPYLPIAVVAALDAVFGGLRAMLDGIFVDKVFVVSFLSNVVVAALIVFLGDKLGVGAQLSTGVVVVLGIRIFSNAAAIRRHVFRA; this is translated from the coding sequence GTGATCGCCGTACTGGGCCTCGTCGTGGGAGTCGTGGTGGGACTGTTCGTCCGGCCCGAGGTACCGGCGGTGGTCGAGCCCTACCTCCCGATCGCCGTGGTGGCCGCGCTCGACGCGGTCTTCGGCGGGCTGCGCGCGATGCTCGACGGAATCTTCGTCGACAAGGTCTTCGTCGTGTCGTTCCTGTCCAACGTCGTGGTGGCCGCGCTCATCGTCTTCCTCGGCGACAAGCTCGGTGTCGGCGCGCAGTTGTCGACGGGTGTGGTCGTCGTGCTGGGTATCCGCATCTTCTCCAACGCCGCCGCCATCCGCCGGCACGTCTTCAGGGCCTGA
- a CDS encoding DUF5999 family protein: protein MCQHQPPCPTAESAAREAARLVAHHPEQGWSLLCNGVLLFEDTGELLPDGQIIAPHRPLATGRVVKAA from the coding sequence ATGTGCCAGCATCAACCCCCCTGCCCCACCGCCGAATCAGCAGCCCGGGAGGCCGCCCGGCTCGTGGCGCACCACCCGGAGCAGGGCTGGAGCCTGCTCTGCAACGGCGTCCTGCTCTTCGAGGACACCGGCGAACTGCTCCCGGACGGACAGATCATCGCTCCGCACCGTCCGCTGGCCACCGGCCGGGTGGTGAAGGCCGCCTGA